Proteins found in one Gouania willdenowi unplaced genomic scaffold, fGouWil2.1 scaffold_6_arrow_ctg1, whole genome shotgun sequence genomic segment:
- the LOC114460798 gene encoding protein NLRC3-like, giving the protein MEGEDEEQRRSREAFLNITLYFLKRMKQEELAERLQSRTKAHRYQRELKSKLKKKLQCVSEGVAKAGSPTLLKDIFTELYITEGGGGEVNQEHEVMQIETASRRSDTAERAITLEELFKAPPGRPRPIRTVMTKGVAGIGKTLLTHKFTVDWAEDKAQQEVHYTFPLTFRELNVLRGRSFSLVGLVDHFFSGRKEAGICSFQDFLVLFILDGLDECRLTLDFLSTQTLTDVSESTSVEVLLINLIRGELLPSARLWITTRPAAANQIPPEFVDMVTEVRGFTDPQKEEYFRKRSTDEEKVSRIMSHIRTCRSLHIMCHIPLFCWITATVLEDMWKSREVGELPRTLTQIYSYYVVLQNKVKMVKFDGGAATDPHWSPQNREMIESLGKLAFEQLQKGKLIFYESDLTECGMDLRAASVCSGVFTQVFREESSLYQDKVFTFIHLSLQEFLAALHVHQTFISSKVNLLEHQPLKTKKKKNKIKIFTFKKKTLNLLHSGYEPDLSLLHKSAVDEALRSPNGHLDLFLRFLLGLSLPTNQKLLQGLLTQTGSDSQTNQRTVKYIKEKLSESLSTERSINLFHCLNEVNDHSLLEEIQQSMRSGSLSTEKLSPAQWSALVFILLSSQEHLEVFDLKSFSPSEEAFLKLLPVIKASKKAELSFCGLSERSCAALSSVLRSEQTLRITAVFFY; this is encoded by the exons atggagggtgaagatgaggagcagaggaggagcagggaggcctttctgaacatcacactgtatttcctgaagaggatgaagcaggaggagctggCTGAGCGTCTGCAGAGCA gaacaaaggCTCATCGATACCAACGTGAGCTGAAGTCCAAGCTGAAGAAGAAGCtccagtgtgtgtctgagggcgTGGCTAAAGCAGGAAGTCCAACCCTCCTGAAGGATATTTTCACAGAGCTctacatcacagagggagggggtggagaggtcaaccaggaacatgaggtcatgcagatagaaacagcatccaggagatcagacacagcagaaagagccatcacactagaagagctctttaaagcccctcctggaagacctcgaccaatcaggacagtgatgacaaagggcgtggctggcattgggaaaacactcttaacacacaagttcactgtggactgggctgaagacaaagcccagcaggaggtccactacacattcccactgaccttcagagagctgaacgtgctgagggggaggagcttcagcttggtgggacttgttgatcacttcttctctggaaggaaagaagcaggaatctgcagcttccaggacttcctggttttgttcatcttggatggtctggatgagtgtcggctcactctggacttcctcagcactcagaccctgactgatgtctcagagtccacctcagtggaggttctgctgataaacctcatcagaggagaactgcttccatcagcccgcctctggataaccacacgacctgcagcagccaatcagatccctcCTGAGTTTGTGGACATGGTTACCGAGGTCAGAGGGTTTACGGACCCTCAGAAGGAGGAGTACTTCAGGAAGAGGTCCACAGATGAGGAGAAGGTCAGCAGGATCATGTCACACATCAGGACGTGTCgtagcctccacatcatgtgccacatcccgctcttctgctggatcactgctACAGTTCTGGAGGACATGTGGAAGAGCAGAGAGGTGGGAGAGCTGCCCAGGACTTTGACTCAGATCTACAGTTACTATGTGGTCcttcagaacaaagtcaagaTGGTGAAGTTTGATGGAGGAGCTGCCACAGATCCCCACTGGAGTCCACAGAACAGGGAGATGATAGAGTCTCtgggaaaactggcttttgagcagctgcagaaaggaaagctgatcttctatgagagtgacctgacagagtgtggcatggacctcagagcagcctcagtgtgctcaggAGTGTTCACACAGGTCTTCAGAGAGGAGAGCAGCTTGTACCAGGACAAGGTGTTCACCTTCATCCACCTAAGCCTTCAGGAGTTTCTGGCTGCTCTTCATGTCCATCAGACCTTCATCAGCTCTAAAGTCAACCTGCTGGAACATCAACCActgaagacgaagaagaagaagaacaagatcaagatattcacatttaaaaaaaaaactctgaacCTTCTCCATAGTGGATATGAGCCTGACTTAAGCCTTCTCCACAAGAGCGCTGTAGACGAGGCCTTACGGAGTCCAAACGGACACTTGGACTTGTTCCTTCGCTTCTtgctgggtctttcactgccGACCAATCAAAAGCTCCTACAAGGCCTgctgacacagacaggaagtgactcacagaccaatcagagaacagttaaatacatcaaggagaagctgagtgagagtttgtccacagagagaagcatcaACCTGTTCCACTGTCTGAATGAAGTGAATGATCACTCTCTGCTGGAGGAGATCCAACAATCCATGAGATCAGGAAGTCTCTCCACAGAGAAactgtctcctgctcagtggtcagctctggtcttcatcttactgtcatcacaAGAACATCTGGAAGTCTTTGACCTGAAGAGTTTTTCTCCTTCAGAGGAAGCTTTtctgaagctgctcccagtgATCAAAGCCTCCAAGAAAGCTGA GTTGAGTTtctgtggtctctcagagagaagctgtgcagctctgtcctcagtcctca